The nucleotide sequence GACATCCTATTTGTCAAAATGACCATAACTGCAAATGACCAAACATGCAAAGGATCAACAGCTCATCTCAGCattttaattttctttgtatGTACCCTAAAGTAGGACTAGTTTCAACGGATATATGCACCGTTGgaataaatcaaaagaagttaTGATGTCATAGCGACCATTTTACACTACCTACTGCTTTTGTGCTATGCTAGTTATTATCTGCGCACGTGATCTTACAAAATGTTGTACAATAAACTGTTTTCATGTATTTAAATTCAATCCTTCCAACTGATCATCGATTTTGGCCATTCTTTCCTTTTTTCTTCGTTCATGTCTCAGTTTCTCATCAGTGGAATGTTTTTGATCCATATATTCATGTAAAACTTCATGGTCTTCAATTTCGTCAACATCAATACCATGACTACCGTAGGAGTATTCATTGTCTGGTTCCTTCAACACATCTCtaattgaatcatttgcAACTAGTTGACTATGCAATCCAAAGCTGAAACACCATTTCAAATGTCTTAGTCTTGTAGCAAGATACCATGAATTAATCCGTAACTGTTTGTACTTTGATAGTTTGATGCTTATAGTGTCAACACAACTATTGAGTAGCTCAACACCCTCTTCTGTTCTTTTATAAACCTGCTGCCTCTTATTGTTATCAGTGTACGTTTCAAtagtgttgatgatattcCTGAATACCGAactgatttcttttttatcCTTTTTCGACACCTTCTTCGAAGATAAATTGAGTAGCCTAGTCAATATCgaaatcaatgattctTGCTCATAATAAGGGGAATTTAAATTGTAATCCTCATCCTcattttcctcttcatcgTTTCCATAGTCATACAACTCATAAATAACAGCAATGGTTCTTCCTGCCGCTTTGGCAATATCTCtgttttcatcattatccAAAAGCGGCACCAACTTCACCATTAAATCCTCAACAATCTCATTCAAGTACTCTCCACGACGCAATAAAGTCAAAAGACACCCAACTCCATGTAGAGCAGCAACGGCAACTGAAGcttcagcaacaactttgGCGTTGGCTTCATTAACCAACTTCTTATCCAAATTCTTATCAGTTATGAATGTAGAGTGTTCGCGATCACCTTGTTCCACTTCCTTTTGTAATGCCAATGCACTAGCACTATATCCTTCAGCAATTTCCATCAACATATTGACTCTGTCATCAACTCCAAAACTTGAAGATCCATTGTGCAACACCACAGTTAATACAGTATATCCTAATATGATATCTGATTTGTTTTCTGCAGTTACAATACTATTTGTTGGTTCAGTGATtaaatgttgaattttggtTAACAAGTCATTACTAATCAACGCACCAAATTCATCTACATCACTGCAAATCAAAGCAATCAATGAACGATATAGATATTGAAACTCCAATTCACTTCGATAATTACCACTAGTAAACTGATTAATCAATGTATTCACCGTATCCTCATCAACATAATTCAATCGGTTCCCcacattttcttcattataAACCACCAACGGCTTcgaaacaacaactttgtaAAGCTGAGCCAATAATAGCTCTCTCGACCTTGAACTAATATCAGTACGTGAAAAAGTCAACGACTTGATAATTTCATTAATGTTGGAATTTTCCTGAATTCGtttattattcaattgatgagcTTCGTATTGACGCCTGTCTCCCGAACTTATTCGATCTTCTTTAGCAACTTCTCCCatatcttgttgattcaaattggtaAGCTTTTCTCGCAAGATCTCCTCGATCTTTAACAATTCGCCTTCTTCATAATCACTTTCGTAGTCAGAGTCGTCTGATCGTAAAGGAGTTCCGATGGCTGACTGAGCTCGAGAAGACGAGGCGGATAATGTACCCTCCTTATCGAATCGTTTTCCCTTGTATAATGATCTGTGGGACATATCGAAGTTGTGTAGAGGAAAAGAAGTATAAAGAAGGTTATTATTTTGTAATGCTTGCTGTAGATATATAAATTGTGTTTGTGCATAAAATTGTGTCATACGaaaacaaatacaaacaGCCGAGTAAACGGTAGCGCCTACATCCGAGTTAACTCCATCTGTACAATCACCTTAGAAGACAACTTCATTCGGTAGAACATAAACCCTCTCCCCTAATACCCTAACCGTTTGGTTGTTCTTATCCAATGGTAATGATTTCCTCATATCAAAagcatcaatatcatcattaaTTGCATTCCGATCATCAGGAATTTCACCACTTCCACCACCATAATACCCAACAACTCGTCGATAAACACTATaacccaatttttcataaagCATCTTTCCTAGCAGGTTAGTCACTTTGACgaacaaatcaataaataGCGTCAGTTGTACTTCACtaatcttttccaattgtaaACACAACTTTGATGCTAGTGATATGCGTCGGTATTGGTCGTGGACCGTGACTGCAGTAATATGTGTATGATATTCCATCTTGGATAATTGTCCTTCAGTTTTAGCCATCATGTATCCACTGGTGACATTTGCGGGATGTTCTACTGACTTGTAAAATAAATTTGGCCATGATATCAAATATTGGGAGTAAAATGAGATATTGAAGTTTTCGGTCAATGGATCGAGATTGACTGGATTGATTGTGAATAGATCCTCTAGCTGGAAtggtttgattgatgtCATTGTTGAGGGAAGTGTTGTGGGATGATATCtttaacaaattggattttgaagtttttcATTCTTGGTCGTGCGAACAATTACAATTAATGACATCATTGACATGAAAGAGGCCTACAACTGAGGATTGTCATAGAAGAGCCTCTGCTGGACATAAATAACTATTCCGAGGATGATTTCTGTACACCTCGATGAACGCTCTCGTACACCTCCACAAAAATCCTCACCTGTGGGcatatttttcattgatgacCTCTTGCCACAACGgataaacaaagaaaaaaaaaattttgaaaaaaaaaagcaaaTCAAATCACAACAGGTTTATCTAGATTCACCTAATCACTCATCATTGACCTATATAAATCATGTACGGAGGTCCACCACCAAGtgaagaacaaaagaaattgcaaCAGCAATACGCTTATGacactttgaaatttgctGGTATTGTAGCTGGTGTCTTGTGGGTTAGtccaattgttttccaCTACATTCAAAGGCAACTTAAGTAAGGACAATGTATATGAAAGTGTTGTGAAAGCCCAGGTAGAGCTCTACAGTCATATATAATGGGATTATACATACGATATTGTTTTCGAGAGTTGTTTGACATTCACATGTTTGTATATAgaataaacaatttcaaacaaaaataatgATGTAAACTTTAGATTCTCTAATCCTCTAGATCCTCTAATAATTGCTCTCTCAATTGTCCAATCTTATTAGCCAAGGTTAAGAACTCCATTCTTTCACTAACCTTGTTAGCAGCTAATAATGCTTTATCTGTCTTCATTAATTTGGCAATACTATAAGCCTTATTCAATCTCAGATGTTGGCAAGCTTCAGCaaacaatttaatcaaCGATTTATCAAACATGGTACTATATTGTTCCAATTTGGTCATAAGTGAATCTTGATCAACATCTTCACCTTGTTGTTCgtcttcaaaattggaaatagTATCACTAATGAGCTTACCCATTGTAAATGATCTAAGAAATTGTTCTTCACTTTCCACTTCCTCCTCATCACCACGGCCCGATTTGATTGGTATTTCagtatcaatttcaaccgGTAAAGGTAATGGGAACCCTGGGTAACcaccatttttcaaaattaaacaattgagcGAATCATTTATGACACCCA is from Candida orthopsilosis Co 90-125, chromosome 1 draft sequence and encodes:
- a CDS encoding Nat3 protein (S. cerevisiae homolog NAT3 has alpha-N-acetyltransferase activity, has role in N-terminal peptidyl-methionine acetylation, cytoskeleton inheritance and localizes to NatB complex): MTSIKPFQLEDLFTINPVNLDPLTENFNISFYSQYLISWPNLFYKSVEHPANVTSGYMMAKTEGQLSKMEYHTHITAVTVHDQYRRISLASKLCLQLEKISEVQSTLFIDLFVKVTNSLGKMLYEKLGYSVYRRVVGYYGGGSGEIPDDRNAINDDIDAFDMRKSLPLDKNNQTVRVLGERVYVLPNEVVF